Proteins co-encoded in one Hypanus sabinus isolate sHypSab1 chromosome 6, sHypSab1.hap1, whole genome shotgun sequence genomic window:
- the abhd11 gene encoding protein ABHD11 isoform X2 — protein sequence MGRPVDLAYSLIDGRNSETPLVFLHGLLGSKSNFHSISKALFQRTGRTVVTVDSRNHGDSGHSPVMTYEAMSLDLQNMLNKLELPECILIGHSMGGKIAMTTALQNPGLVRKLVVVDISPVRTISQTPFPDYIAAMKAVTVDETLSRSSARTEADKQLQLCIEDARTRQFILTNLVERNGQYIWRVNLEAIANSLDYLLGFPDFNIPFTAPTIFLGGDNSSYISSKEYPEIKRLFPNSIIQHVPEAGHWVHSEKPYDFINAICAFLGTS from the exons ATGGGCAG ACCTGTGGACCTCGCCTATAGCCTAATAGATGGCAGAAACTCAGAAACTCCCCTCGTCTTTCTCCATGGACTCTTGGGCAGTAAATCAAACTTTCATTCAATTTCTAAAGCATTATTTCAGCGAACAGGCCGGACG GTGGTGACGGTGGATAGCCGTAACCATGGTGATAGTGGACACAGTCCGGTGATGACCTATGAAGCAATGAGCCTTGACCTTCAAAACATGCTGAACAAGTTGGAGCTACCTGAGTGTATCCTGATAGGACACAGCATGGGTGGCAAGATTGCAATGACAACAGCACTGCAGAAC cCGGGGCTGGTGAGAAAGCTTGTTGTTGTGGACATCAGTCCGGTTCGAACCATCTCGCAAACACCTTTTCCGGATTATATTGCTGCTATGAAGGCTGTAACTGTGGATGAGACTTTGTCAAGATCCTCTGCACGCACCGAAGCTGACAAACAGCTGCAACTTTGCATTGAG GATGCCCGTACCCGGCAGTTTATCTTGACTAATCTGGTGGAACGCAATGGTCAATACATTTGGAGGGTTAATCTGGAAGCTATAGCCAACAGTTTGGATTACCTCCTGGGCTTCCCAGATTTCAACATTCCTTTTACTGCCCCTACCATCTTTTTGGGAGGGGATAACTCTTCCTATATTAG CTCCAAGGAGTATCCTGAGATCAAGCGACTGTTTCCTAATTCTATTATCCAACATGTTCCTGAAGCTGGCCATTGGGTTCATTCTGAAAAACCATATGATTTTATAAATGCCATCTGTGCATTTCTGGGGACCAGCTAG
- the abhd11 gene encoding protein ABHD11 isoform X1, protein MRRPVLRCCRWAGELWPKAVSRAAAARPVDLAYSLIDGRNSETPLVFLHGLLGSKSNFHSISKALFQRTGRTVVTVDSRNHGDSGHSPVMTYEAMSLDLQNMLNKLELPECILIGHSMGGKIAMTTALQNPGLVRKLVVVDISPVRTISQTPFPDYIAAMKAVTVDETLSRSSARTEADKQLQLCIEDARTRQFILTNLVERNGQYIWRVNLEAIANSLDYLLGFPDFNIPFTAPTIFLGGDNSSYISSKEYPEIKRLFPNSIIQHVPEAGHWVHSEKPYDFINAICAFLGTS, encoded by the exons ACCTGTGGACCTCGCCTATAGCCTAATAGATGGCAGAAACTCAGAAACTCCCCTCGTCTTTCTCCATGGACTCTTGGGCAGTAAATCAAACTTTCATTCAATTTCTAAAGCATTATTTCAGCGAACAGGCCGGACG GTGGTGACGGTGGATAGCCGTAACCATGGTGATAGTGGACACAGTCCGGTGATGACCTATGAAGCAATGAGCCTTGACCTTCAAAACATGCTGAACAAGTTGGAGCTACCTGAGTGTATCCTGATAGGACACAGCATGGGTGGCAAGATTGCAATGACAACAGCACTGCAGAAC cCGGGGCTGGTGAGAAAGCTTGTTGTTGTGGACATCAGTCCGGTTCGAACCATCTCGCAAACACCTTTTCCGGATTATATTGCTGCTATGAAGGCTGTAACTGTGGATGAGACTTTGTCAAGATCCTCTGCACGCACCGAAGCTGACAAACAGCTGCAACTTTGCATTGAG GATGCCCGTACCCGGCAGTTTATCTTGACTAATCTGGTGGAACGCAATGGTCAATACATTTGGAGGGTTAATCTGGAAGCTATAGCCAACAGTTTGGATTACCTCCTGGGCTTCCCAGATTTCAACATTCCTTTTACTGCCCCTACCATCTTTTTGGGAGGGGATAACTCTTCCTATATTAG CTCCAAGGAGTATCCTGAGATCAAGCGACTGTTTCCTAATTCTATTATCCAACATGTTCCTGAAGCTGGCCATTGGGTTCATTCTGAAAAACCATATGATTTTATAAATGCCATCTGTGCATTTCTGGGGACCAGCTAG